Proteins from a single region of Ananas comosus cultivar F153 linkage group 3, ASM154086v1, whole genome shotgun sequence:
- the LOC109707097 gene encoding uncharacterized protein LOC109707097 isoform X2 yields MDWSAASRSRWRKRTQRSKPLLFLLSFLPLSLLLLFLFLLTSSYSSLLRSLLPFSSPRQTLDHQCGAGGGGALSGERFLWYAPHSGFSNQVGELKNAAVVAAILNRTLVVPPVLDHHAVALGSCPKFRVSAPAELRAAVWDHIMDLIRDRRVFASMWCGLNMEKACFGDLCCAVSGSGSLSGNFDQCRSLLSGLHGNVDHCVYTVEEDCRTTVWTYQQNSDGALDSFQPDKELQKKKKISYIRKRRDIHKAFGPGSEAETSSVLAFGTLFSGPYKGSELYIDIHESPKDSRIQSLLKQIEFLPFVSEIMAAGKDFAASIKKPFLCAQLRLLDGQFKNHWKTTFSELKQKLLSLQSEAKENQLNGPIHIFIMTDLPRANWTQTYLGEIEKNEQYKLYTLQESDDLVLKAAERLMASEHGLKSGFLPRIVDGNNEKRICDPSSLPDILLYVEESACSCASLGFVGTAGSTIATSIELMRRNNACKS; encoded by the exons ATGGATTGGTCAGCGGCGAGCCGAAGTCGGTGGAGGAAGCGAACACAACGGAGCAaacccctcctcttcctcctctccttcctccccctctcccttctcctcctcttcctcttccttctcaccTCCTCCTATTCCTCTCTCCTCCGATCcctcctccccttctcctcccctCGCCAAACCCTAGATCACCAATGCGGCGCCGGCGGAGGCGGAGCACTCTCCGGCGAGCGGTTCCTATGGTACGCCCCCCACAGCGGTTTCAGCAATCAGGTCGGGGAGCTCAAGaacgccgccgtcgtcgccgccatcCTCAACCGCACCCTCGTCGTTCCCCCGGTGCTCGACCACCACGCCGTCGCCCTCGGCAGTTGCCCTAAGTTCAGGGTCTCCGCCCCCGCCGAGCTCCGCGCCGCCGTGTGGGATCACATCATGGACCTGATCCGAGATCGGAG GGTATTTGCTTCAATGTGGTGTGGCCTAAATATGGAAAAAGCTTGTTTCGGTGACTTATGTTGTGCTGTGTCGGGTTCTGGCTCTTTATCAGGCAACTTTGATCAGTGTAGATCATTGTTATCTGGTCTGCATGGTAATGTCGACCACTGTGTATATACTGTAGAAGAGGACTGTCGAACAACAGTCTGGACATACCAACAAAATAGTGATGGGGCTTTAGACTCTTTTCAGCCTGACAAAGAGttgcagaagaagaagaaaatttctTATATTAGAAAGCGTAGAGATATTCACAAGGCTTTTGGGCCCGGTTCAGAAGCCGAAACATCCTCTGTTTTGGCTTTTGGAACCCTTTTCTCGGGACCATACAAGGGTTCTGAGCTTTACATTGACATCCATGAATCACCAAAAGACTCGAGGATTCAGTCGTTGCTTAAACAGATCGAATTCCTTCCATTTGTATCAGAAATTATGGCTGCAGGAAAGGATTTTGCTGCGAGTATAAAGAAGCCATTTCTTTGTGCCCAACTTAGGTTATTAGATGGACAGTTCAAGAACCATTGGAAAACTACTTTTTCTGAACTAAAGCAGAAGCTGCTGTCTCTTCAATCAGAAGCCAAGGAGAACCAGCTGAATGGTCCAATTCACATCTTCATCATGACGGATCTTCCTAGGGCAAACTGGACCCAAACTTACCTGGGGGAAATTGAGAAAAACGAGCAGTACAAGTTGTATACCCTTCAAGAAAGTGATGATTTAGTATTGAAAGCCGCTGAGAGGCTCATGGCTTCGGAACATGGCTTGAAATCTGGTTTCCTTCCTAGAATTGTTGATGGAAATAATGAGAAAAGGATTTGTGATCCATCATCTTTGCCGGATATTTTGTTATATGTGGAAGAATCTGCATGTAGTTGTGCGTCGTTAGGGTTTGTGGGGACTGCTGGATCAACTATAGCAACAAGCATAGAGCTTATGAGAAGAAACAATGCCTGTAAATCATAA
- the LOC109707097 gene encoding uncharacterized protein LOC109707097 isoform X1 produces the protein MDWSAASRSRWRKRTQRSKPLLFLLSFLPLSLLLLFLFLLTSSYSSLLRSLLPFSSPRQTLDHQCGAGGGGALSGERFLWYAPHSGFSNQVGELKNAAVVAAILNRTLVVPPVLDHHAVALGSCPKFRVSAPAELRAAVWDHIMDLIRDRRYVSMADIVDISSISSTVVKTIDFRVFASMWCGLNMEKACFGDLCCAVSGSGSLSGNFDQCRSLLSGLHGNVDHCVYTVEEDCRTTVWTYQQNSDGALDSFQPDKELQKKKKISYIRKRRDIHKAFGPGSEAETSSVLAFGTLFSGPYKGSELYIDIHESPKDSRIQSLLKQIEFLPFVSEIMAAGKDFAASIKKPFLCAQLRLLDGQFKNHWKTTFSELKQKLLSLQSEAKENQLNGPIHIFIMTDLPRANWTQTYLGEIEKNEQYKLYTLQESDDLVLKAAERLMASEHGLKSGFLPRIVDGNNEKRICDPSSLPDILLYVEESACSCASLGFVGTAGSTIATSIELMRRNNACKS, from the exons ATGGATTGGTCAGCGGCGAGCCGAAGTCGGTGGAGGAAGCGAACACAACGGAGCAaacccctcctcttcctcctctccttcctccccctctcccttctcctcctcttcctcttccttctcaccTCCTCCTATTCCTCTCTCCTCCGATCcctcctccccttctcctcccctCGCCAAACCCTAGATCACCAATGCGGCGCCGGCGGAGGCGGAGCACTCTCCGGCGAGCGGTTCCTATGGTACGCCCCCCACAGCGGTTTCAGCAATCAGGTCGGGGAGCTCAAGaacgccgccgtcgtcgccgccatcCTCAACCGCACCCTCGTCGTTCCCCCGGTGCTCGACCACCACGCCGTCGCCCTCGGCAGTTGCCCTAAGTTCAGGGTCTCCGCCCCCGCCGAGCTCCGCGCCGCCGTGTGGGATCACATCATGGACCTGATCCGAGATCGGAG GTATGTATCAATGGCTGATATTGTTGATATATCTTCAATATCATCAACTGTGGTTAAAACGATTGATTTTAGGGTATTTGCTTCAATGTGGTGTGGCCTAAATATGGAAAAAGCTTGTTTCGGTGACTTATGTTGTGCTGTGTCGGGTTCTGGCTCTTTATCAGGCAACTTTGATCAGTGTAGATCATTGTTATCTGGTCTGCATGGTAATGTCGACCACTGTGTATATACTGTAGAAGAGGACTGTCGAACAACAGTCTGGACATACCAACAAAATAGTGATGGGGCTTTAGACTCTTTTCAGCCTGACAAAGAGttgcagaagaagaagaaaatttctTATATTAGAAAGCGTAGAGATATTCACAAGGCTTTTGGGCCCGGTTCAGAAGCCGAAACATCCTCTGTTTTGGCTTTTGGAACCCTTTTCTCGGGACCATACAAGGGTTCTGAGCTTTACATTGACATCCATGAATCACCAAAAGACTCGAGGATTCAGTCGTTGCTTAAACAGATCGAATTCCTTCCATTTGTATCAGAAATTATGGCTGCAGGAAAGGATTTTGCTGCGAGTATAAAGAAGCCATTTCTTTGTGCCCAACTTAGGTTATTAGATGGACAGTTCAAGAACCATTGGAAAACTACTTTTTCTGAACTAAAGCAGAAGCTGCTGTCTCTTCAATCAGAAGCCAAGGAGAACCAGCTGAATGGTCCAATTCACATCTTCATCATGACGGATCTTCCTAGGGCAAACTGGACCCAAACTTACCTGGGGGAAATTGAGAAAAACGAGCAGTACAAGTTGTATACCCTTCAAGAAAGTGATGATTTAGTATTGAAAGCCGCTGAGAGGCTCATGGCTTCGGAACATGGCTTGAAATCTGGTTTCCTTCCTAGAATTGTTGATGGAAATAATGAGAAAAGGATTTGTGATCCATCATCTTTGCCGGATATTTTGTTATATGTGGAAGAATCTGCATGTAGTTGTGCGTCGTTAGGGTTTGTGGGGACTGCTGGATCAACTATAGCAACAAGCATAGAGCTTATGAGAAGAAACAATGCCTGTAAATCATAA